GCTGGGCTTCAAGCCCTACCGCAAGGCGAACGAAGCCTCGGGCAAGCCGGTGAGCACCTCGCTGCCGCAAGGCGCATCGCCGGCCTACGCGCCCGGCGACGACGTGGGCAACCCGCTCTACAAGGGCACGGCCAACACGCTGCCGGTGGCCGACCAGGCAGCCTTCGACGCGGGCGCGATCATGGATGCGTTCCGCGCCGACGTGAAGAACGGCCGGCTGCCGCAGGTGTCGTGGGTGATTCCGCCCGACGTGTACTCCGAGCACCCCGGCCCGTCGAGCCCGGTGCAGGGCGCCTGGTACATCCAGCAGGTTCTGGACGCGCTCACCGCCGTGCCCGAGGTGTGGAGCAAGACCGTGCTCTTCGTGAACTTCGACGAGAACGACGGCTACTTCGACCACGTGCCCTCGCCCTCCGCGCCTTCGCCCAACCCCGATGCGTCGACGCTCGCGGGCAAGAGCACGCTGCCTGCGCAGGACATGAGCTACGAGTACTTCACGCACCCCGCGCCGCCAGGCATTCCCACCGCGCAGCCCACGCCCGACGGCAACGTGTACGGCCCCGGCATGCGCGTGCCGATGTACGTCATCTCGCCATGGAGTCGCGGCGGCTGGGTCAACTCGCAGGTGTTCGACCACACCTCGGTGCTGCGCTTCGTCGAGGCGCGTTTCGGCGTGAAGGAAGACAACATCAGCCCGTTCCGCCGCGCGGTGTGCGGCGACCTCACGAGCGCCTTCAACTTCGCAACGCCCAACACCGAGGTGCTGCCGGTGCTGGCGGGCAGCCGCACCAAGGCCGAGGCCGACAAGGTCCGCGCCGACCAGGACGTGCTGCCGCAGGTGGTGCCGCCGGCCAACGCGCAATTGCCGCAGCAGGCCACTGGCACGCGGCCTTCGCGCGCCCTGCCCTACGAACTGCACACAAGCGCCAAGGTCGACGCGACCGGCGGCAAGCTTCAGCTGCTGTTCGCCAACACAGGCAAGGCAGCGGCGGTCTTCCACGTGTACGACAAGAAACATCTCGATCGCCTGCCGCGCCGCTACATGGTCGAGGCGGGCAAGACGCTCGACGACACATGGACGCCCGCCGCCGGAGACAACGGCCTCTATGACCTGTGGGTGCTCGGGCCCAACGGCTTCCATCGCCAGTTCAAGGGCAATGTGACTGCGCCGGGCACGAGCAACGCCGCACCCGAAGTACGCGTGTGCTACGACATCACCAACGGCAACGTCTACCTGAACATGCGCAACGACGGCAAGGCCGCGTGCAAGTTCACCATCACTGCCAAGGCCTACCGCACCGACGGCCCGTGGACCGCGAGCGTGAACGGCGGCACCAACGTGGACCAGCACTGGGAGCTTGCCAACAGCGGCCAGTGGTACGACTTCGCCGTCACCTGCGATGCAGACCCAGCCTACTACCGCCGCTTTGCGGGCCGCGTCGAAACCGGCAAGCACACGGTGAGCGACCCGGCCATGGGCATGGCCGACCTCTGAGCCTCGCCATGCATCGATAACGAGGCGTGAAGCGCGTGCAATGCGCGCTTACACCTCGGCATCGAAGGGTTCATCTCGATGTCACCCGGGCTTCCTAGCCTCGGCGGCACAACATCGAGAGAGGATCTCCCCATGCGATTCATCACTTCGCGCACGCATCTCGCGTGCGCGCTGCTCTTCATTGCCTGCGTGACTTCAGCCTGCGGCGGCAGCGACGGTGGCGGCTTCGCCGGCCTGCCCACACCGGACACCACATCACCCCCACCGGATACGGGCGTCAAGCCCGAAAAGCGCTGCGCTCCCTGATCGCCCGAAGAACCACAACAAGCTGCCCATGAATTCACGCCGCAAATTCCTCACCGGCACGGCCACTACCGGCCTTGCCGCCCTCTCGCTCAGCGCCTTCCCACCCAGCATCCGCCGCGCACTCGCCATTCCGGCCAACAACAAGACCGGCACCATCCAGGACGTCGAGCACATCGTCGTGCTGATGCAGGAAAACCGCTCCTTCGACCACTACTTCGGCACGCTGCCGGGCGTGCGCGGCTTCGGCGACCGCTTCACCGTTCCGCTGCCGGGCGGGCGCAACGTGTGGCAGCAGAGCGATGCCGATGGCAAGCTCGTGCTGCCCTACCACCTCGACCAGACCAAGGGCAACGCACAGCGCGTGAGCGGCACGCCGCACGAGTGGCTCGACAGCCAGGAAGCATGGGACGGCGGCCGCCTCTCCCAATGGCCGCGCTACAAGACCAGCGCAGCCATGGGCTACTTCAAGGAAGCGGAAGTGCCGTTCCAGTTCTCGCTGGCCAACGCCTTCACGCTCTGCGACAGCTACCACTGCGCCATGCACACCGGAACGGACGCCAACCGCTCCTTCCACCTGACAGGCACCAACGGCTCGACCGCGCAGAACGTTGCCTTCGTCAACAACGAGTGGGACTGGCTCGACGGGCGCGCTTCCGCTGTGAACACCGGCTACACGTGGAAGACCTACGCCGAGCGGCTCGAAGACGCGGGCGTGAGCTGGATCTGCTACCAGAACATGCCCGACGAATGGGGCGACAACATGCTCGGCGCCTTTCGCCAGTTCAGGCGCGCCAACCGGGCCTCGCCCTTTCCGGTCTCCAGCGGCGGAGCCCCCAACGCGCCCTATTCCAACAGCGGCCAGGCGACGCCCTATCACGCCTACGACCCCGCCAGCGACAACCCGGGCAACCCACTCTACAAGGGCATCGCCAACACCTTGCCGGGCAACAAGCCGGAGGAGTATCTGGATGCGTTCCGGAGCGACATCAAGGCCGGCCGCCTGCCGCAGGTGAGCTGGATCAACGCCCCTTCCATCTATTGCGAACATCCGGGCCCATCCAGCCCGGTGCAAGGCGCCTGGTTCCTGCAGGAAATACTGGACGCGCTGACGGCCGTGCCGGAGGTCTGGAGCAAGACCGTGGTGCTGGTCAACTTCGACGAGAACGACGGCTACTTCGACCATGTGCCGTCGCCGTCCGCGCCATCGCTGATCAACCCCATCGACTCCAGGAGCCCCGCCGCGGGCAAGACGACGCTCGCCAATGCCGACCTGGTACACGAGTACTTCACGCAGCAACCACCGGAAGGCAGCCGTTCGCAGCCCGCACCCGACGGCCGCGTGTTCGGCCCCGGCCCGCGCGTGCCGCTGTACGTGCTCTCGCCATGGAGCCGCGGCGGCTGGGTCAACTCGCAGGTGTTCGACCACACCTCGGTGCTGCGCTTCATCGAGGCACGCTTCGGCGTGAAGGAGCCGAACATCTCGCCCTACCGCCGCGCGGTGTGCGGCGACCTCACGAGCGCCTTCAACTTCGCGACGCCCAACAGCGAAGCCTTGCCCACACTCACCGGCCGCAAGAACAGGACCGAGGCCGACAAGCTGCGGCTCGACCAGGAAGCGCTGACGCAGGTGCCGCTGCCCTCTACGCCAGTGCTGCCGCAGCAGCCCACCGGCACGCGGCCTTCACGTGCGCTGCCCTACGAACTGCACACCAGCGCCCTGGCCGACGCGGTCGGCGGCAAGCTCAAGCTGCTGTTCTCCAACACCGGCAAGGCCGCGGCCGTGTTCCACGTGTACGACAAGCTTCATCTGGACCGCCTGCCGCGCCGCTACATGGTCGAGGCGGGCAAGACGCTCGACGACACCTGGGCCGCAATGGCCGACGATGCCGGCCTCTACGACCTGTGGGTACTCGGCCCCAACGGCTTCCATCGCCACTTCAAGGGCAACCTCAACACCCTGCGTGCGGGCGGTGCGGCGCAGCCTGAAGTGCGCGTGTGCTACGACATCGCCAATGGCAACGTCTACCTGTCCATGCGCAACGACGGTAAGGCAGCGTGCAGGTTCACCATCAACGCCAAGGCCTATCGCAATGACGGTCCGTGGACCGCAACCGTGAATGGCGGAGCGAGCGTTGACCAGCACTGGGAGCTCCCGAACAGCGGCCAGTGGTACGACTTCGCAGTCACCTGTGATGTCGATCCAACCTACTACCGCCGCTTTGCGGGCCGCGTCGAAACCGGCAAGCACACGGTGAGCGATCCGGCGATGGGCTTGCCCGACCTCTGAGCCCGCATGCATGATTCGCCCCGCGCCCCAACGGCGCGGGGGAAACATGCACGCCAAGGTCATTCGCTATTTCGTCGAGGTGGTTCGCGCGGGCTCGATCCGCAAGGCAGCCGAGCAGCTGCACGTGGTGCCCACGGCGGTCAACCGGCAGATCCTCAACCTCGAGGAGGAACTGGGTGCGCCGCTCTTCGAGCGCATCCACAACACGCTGAAGCTCACGCCCGTGGGCGAGATCGTGCTGGCGCATGCGCGCGGCACACTGCACGAGTTCGATCTGGTGCGCCAGCGCATCGAGGCCGTGCGCGGCCTGCGCCAGGGCGAAGTCACGCTCGCCACCACCGCCGGCCTGGCCGACTCCTTCCTGCCGGCCGTGGTGCAACGGTTTCGCGAGACGCACCCCGGCATCCAGCTCAAGCTGCTCGGCCTGCCCATCGCGGCGGTTCTGCGCAGCGTGAGCGAAGGCGACGCCGATCTGGCGCTGGCCTACGACGTGCCCGGCACAGCGGGCTTTCGCACCCTGTTCGCCAGCGAATGGCCGATCGGTGCGGTGGTGCCGTCCGGCCACCCTCTCACGGCGCATGCGACCGCGGTGCTGGCCGAGTGCGTCGGCTATCCGCTGATCCTGCCGGCGCCTTCGCTGTCGATCCGGCCCATCCTCGACGCCGCCTTCGGGCTTGCGGGCATCAGTGTCTCACCGGTGATCGAGACCACCTCCACCGCGCTCATGCGCCGGCTGGTACGCCAGGGCGGCGGCATCACGTTGCTCAACCGGCTCGATGTCGACGAAGAGCGGCAAGACGGTTCGCTGGTCTTCATTCCGCTGCGCGACACCGCGCTGCGTGCCCAGACGCTCACGCTCGAGACCCGTGCCGCACAGGCGCCGAGCCCCGCGGCCGAGCTGTTCG
This is a stretch of genomic DNA from Variovorax paradoxus. It encodes these proteins:
- a CDS encoding phosphocholine-specific phospholipase C, with product MTSRRKFLTSTATTGAAALALSAFPPSIRRALAIPANNATGTIKDVEHIVILMQENRAFDHYFGTLMGVRGFGDRFTIPLPADRKVWQQLDDAGNVVLPYYLDSTQGSAQRVSSTPHTWVDAHNAWDGGRMYQWPRYKKAGKTPYLQSMGYLKEAELPFQFALANAFTICDDYHCAMHTGTHANRSFHWTGTNGPTGANVAYVNNVNAWSSTGPSTEGYAWKTYAERLQEANVSWMVYQNIPNNYGCNPLLGFKPYRKANEASGKPVSTSLPQGASPAYAPGDDVGNPLYKGTANTLPVADQAAFDAGAIMDAFRADVKNGRLPQVSWVIPPDVYSEHPGPSSPVQGAWYIQQVLDALTAVPEVWSKTVLFVNFDENDGYFDHVPSPSAPSPNPDASTLAGKSTLPAQDMSYEYFTHPAPPGIPTAQPTPDGNVYGPGMRVPMYVISPWSRGGWVNSQVFDHTSVLRFVEARFGVKEDNISPFRRAVCGDLTSAFNFATPNTEVLPVLAGSRTKAEADKVRADQDVLPQVVPPANAQLPQQATGTRPSRALPYELHTSAKVDATGGKLQLLFANTGKAAAVFHVYDKKHLDRLPRRYMVEAGKTLDDTWTPAAGDNGLYDLWVLGPNGFHRQFKGNVTAPGTSNAAPEVRVCYDITNGNVYLNMRNDGKAACKFTITAKAYRTDGPWTASVNGGTNVDQHWELANSGQWYDFAVTCDADPAYYRRFAGRVETGKHTVSDPAMGMADL
- a CDS encoding LysR substrate-binding domain-containing protein, yielding MHAKVIRYFVEVVRAGSIRKAAEQLHVVPTAVNRQILNLEEELGAPLFERIHNTLKLTPVGEIVLAHARGTLHEFDLVRQRIEAVRGLRQGEVTLATTAGLADSFLPAVVQRFRETHPGIQLKLLGLPIAAVLRSVSEGDADLALAYDVPGTAGFRTLFASEWPIGAVVPSGHPLTAHATAVLAECVGYPLILPAPSLSIRPILDAAFGLAGISVSPVIETTSTALMRRLVRQGGGITLLNRLDVDEERQDGSLVFIPLRDTALRAQTLTLETRAAQAPSPAAELFANHVVTCLDELLAP
- a CDS encoding phosphocholine-specific phospholipase C, whose amino-acid sequence is MNSRRKFLTGTATTGLAALSLSAFPPSIRRALAIPANNKTGTIQDVEHIVVLMQENRSFDHYFGTLPGVRGFGDRFTVPLPGGRNVWQQSDADGKLVLPYHLDQTKGNAQRVSGTPHEWLDSQEAWDGGRLSQWPRYKTSAAMGYFKEAEVPFQFSLANAFTLCDSYHCAMHTGTDANRSFHLTGTNGSTAQNVAFVNNEWDWLDGRASAVNTGYTWKTYAERLEDAGVSWICYQNMPDEWGDNMLGAFRQFRRANRASPFPVSSGGAPNAPYSNSGQATPYHAYDPASDNPGNPLYKGIANTLPGNKPEEYLDAFRSDIKAGRLPQVSWINAPSIYCEHPGPSSPVQGAWFLQEILDALTAVPEVWSKTVVLVNFDENDGYFDHVPSPSAPSLINPIDSRSPAAGKTTLANADLVHEYFTQQPPEGSRSQPAPDGRVFGPGPRVPLYVLSPWSRGGWVNSQVFDHTSVLRFIEARFGVKEPNISPYRRAVCGDLTSAFNFATPNSEALPTLTGRKNRTEADKLRLDQEALTQVPLPSTPVLPQQPTGTRPSRALPYELHTSALADAVGGKLKLLFSNTGKAAAVFHVYDKLHLDRLPRRYMVEAGKTLDDTWAAMADDAGLYDLWVLGPNGFHRHFKGNLNTLRAGGAAQPEVRVCYDIANGNVYLSMRNDGKAACRFTINAKAYRNDGPWTATVNGGASVDQHWELPNSGQWYDFAVTCDVDPTYYRRFAGRVETGKHTVSDPAMGLPDL